The window CGCAGAACTTCCGCGCGTCGGCGCCTCAGCCGGCCAGCGCCGGGACACGCATTTCCTCTCCGGTTGCAGTGATCGATTTGCTGCATTTGTTTGAGAATCATCCCAGCTTCCAAGACCAAAAGGCGCAGATGGATCGCGCCAAGGAAATGGAAGAGAAGAAGCTCATCCAAATGCGCGACAACTTGAAGGCCAAGGCCGAAAAGCTCAAGGAATTCAAGCCTGGCACCACGGAATATGGCCAGTTGGAATCGGAACTCGCGCAAGAAGACGCCAAGCTGCAAGTCGAAGTGAAGAAGGCGAACCAAAAGTTCATCACCTACGAAGGCAAGATGTACTTCTCCACGTACCAGCAGGTGCTGGAAGATGTGGAAGCCTACTGCAGCCAGCGCGGCATCGTCTTGGTGCTGCGGTACACCGGCAAACAAGTCAATCCGGACAATCCGGAAGACATCATGAAGGA is drawn from Pirellulales bacterium and contains these coding sequences:
- a CDS encoding OmpH family outer membrane protein gives rise to the protein MTRTLRCAAFVASGLLFSAASAFAQPQTRPFPAQAPVGAPAQNFRASAPQPASAGTRISSPVAVIDLLHLFENHPSFQDQKAQMDRAKEMEEKKLIQMRDNLKAKAEKLKEFKPGTTEYGQLESELAQEDAKLQVEVKKANQKFITYEGKMYFSTYQQVLEDVEAYCSQRGIVLVLRYTGKQVNPDNPEDIMKEMNEQVIYYNQAVDITPDILAQIKSRHPARVGQPLPRPSAPVNR